Proteins encoded by one window of Bubalus bubalis isolate 160015118507 breed Murrah chromosome 4, NDDB_SH_1, whole genome shotgun sequence:
- the LOC112584378 gene encoding sodium/potassium-transporting ATPase subunit beta-3 yields MRFQNTVTGFLAQDLGFSKTSVGLDFSFSLSDSESYQGNIDDLKKFLKPYGLEKQKNLTDCTNGNFFEQKGPEYTACQFPLALLEACSGVDDPTFGYQAGNPCILVKMSRIIGLNRQREPRIDCISKSESTAVLSTYPLNEKIDLK; encoded by the coding sequence ATGAGGTTCCAAAATACCGTCACCGGATTCCTAGCCCAGGACTTAGGTTTTTCCAAAACCAGTGTCGGGCTGGATTTTTCATTCAGCCTGTCTGATTCAGAATCCTATCAAGGGAACATTGATGACCTTAAGAAATTTCTAAAACCATATGGcttagaaaaacagaagaatctCACAGATTGTACCAATGGAAACTTTTTTGAGCAGAAGGGTCCAGAATACACAGCATGCCAGTTTCCTCTTGCCTTACTTGAAGCCTGCAGTGGTGTGGATGATCCCACGTTTGGCTACCAAGCAGGAAACCCTTGTATTCTTGTGAAAATGAGCAGAATAATTGGATTAAACCGTCAAAGAGAACCAAGGATAGACTGTATTTCAAAGAGTGAAAGCACAGCAGTTCTATCAACTTACCCTCTCAACGAAAAGATAGATTTAAAATAG